From the Haladaptatus sp. DJG-WS-42 genome, the window GCAGGCCGTGATTGAAGTTCATGAGTCGGCCGAGTTCCTCGATGTTACCGTCTGCCAACGCCTGTTCGCCGTGGCGAACGATGTCGCCAATCGCGGTCACGGTGTTCGCGGCGAAGTCGTACTCCTCTCTGAGTTTGCGAACCCCCGCGACGAGCACGCCCGTGTCGCCCGCACCGCCGTCGTAGCCGATAACGAACGGGAGGTTCTCGGGCGCTTCGATGGTTCGACAGTCATCGCCTTCGACGCGCACCGCCCCACCCATCGCAGAGCAGAACGTGTCCGCGCGCGACGCCTGCCCGTCTTGGACGTCGAGTTCGACCTGATAGGCGCGGTCTGCGAGTTCTTCGTTCGTGAGTTCCACGCCAAGTTCGCGCGTGGCGGCGTCGATGGCCGCGACGACTACCGCGGCAGAAGAGCCGAGGCCCGCACCGAGGGGAATCGCGCTTTCGATGGTGATGTCGAAGCCAGCGTCTGGCTGGTTTGCTGCGTCTCTTGCCTGTGAAACGGCGCCATCGATGTAGCCCATCGCGGCGCGAACGAGGCCGCTCGGCACGTCGACGTCCGGTGCGCCGCCCGCATCGCCGCTGTACTCGACGGTGAACCCATCGAGGGTGAGGTCGGCTGCCTGCACGCGAAGGCGGCCGTCATCGCGGGCGTCTACGGTCACTCGCGCTCGGCGTTCGATAGCACAGGGGACGGCTGGTTCCCCGTACACGACGGCGTGCTCACCAAAGAGATAGACTTTGCCTGGAGCACTTGAAACGGTCATTACCTATTCGAGGGTGCGAGGCATAACAGTAGTTGCGAATTTACCCGTCGCGCATCCTCACATTTCAATAGTGATGGCCGCAATCCCTGCAGTTATGTCAATCACCGCGCGAATGCGTCGCCACGTAGAGGAGACGATTCGCCGGTTCGACGCGGCCTACGGCACCTACGAAATCGTCGAGAAGGAAGAGACGTGGCCCACCGGGCGCTACGATGGAGCCGCCGCCCACTTCGAGGAAACCGGTGACCTCGGCGGGGCGGGCGTCTGGCTCTCGAACCGTGATGGCGAAGTGCTGCTCATCCGACGAGTAGACGATGTCGCGTGGACCGCGCCGGGTGGCTACATCAACCCCGATGAATCCTACGAAGAAACCGCCCGCCGCGAAGTACGTGAGGAGACGAGCGTCGAGTGTTTGCTCACCGGACTCAACCAAGTCCACGTCACGGCCGTTACCGACGAAGCCGACCCCAGCCGACCAGAACTGTTCAATCTCTCTGTTGTGTTCGACGGCCAGCACCTCTCGGGGTCGCCAGAGGCCGATGCAGACGAAGTCGAATCGGCGCGATGGTGGGACGTGCTCCCAGAAAAACTCCACCATCCAGAGCTCCACCAACTGCCGCTCCCCGAGCCAACGCCGTCGCTCACGGACGAAGAATAAGAAACGAAAAAGGGCAGCTTAAATCTCGCTCTCGAAGTCGTCGAGGGCGTAGGACGGCTCTGCGCCGCGGCGGTCGAGCGTCTCGTTGGCAAGCAGCCAGTAGACGACCGACAGCGCTTTGCGACCCTTGTTGTTCGTTGGGACGACGAGGTCTACGTTGCTGGTCGAGTTGTTGGAGTCGCACATTGCGATGACCGGGATACCAACGGTGATGGCCTCTTTTACGGCCTGACTGTCACCGATTGGGTCGGTCACCACGACGACGTCCGGCTCGATGTAGCCTGCGTAGTCGGGGTTGGTCAGCGTTCCGGGGATGAAGCGGCCCGTGCGGGCACGTGCGCCGACGGCGTCGGCGAACTTCTCTGCCGGGAAGCGACCGTACTGGCGACTGGAGGTCACCAGAATCTGTTCTGGGTTGTAGCCCGCAAGGAAGTCCGCAGCGGTGCGGATGCGCTCGTCTGTTTTCGAGATGTCAAGGACGTACAGACCGTCGTCACGGACGCGGTGAATGAACCGCTCCATGTACTTGGTCTTCTGCTGGGTACCGATGTGGACACCAGCGGCGAGGTAATCCTCGACCGGGATGAGGAGGTCTGCCTCCTCCTGGTTGTCCATTACGTCCTCGTCAAGCACGGGGCTCTCTTCTTCGGCCTCTGCGGCCGGCTCTTCGTCATCTGCCTCTCGGACGTCCGTGTCGGGGTCGACCTCGGGTTCCGCACCGGCCTCGCCGGTCGGCTCCGTGTCGATCTCCTCCTCGGCCGCCTCGAGGCCTTCTTCTTGTTCGTTATCGCTCATGCGTTTGCCTCGATTCGGATGAGTTCGTTGAGTTTTGCAGTGCGCTCGCCGCCAACGGCACCGGTCTTTACGAACGGTGCGTCGGTCGCGACAGCGAGGTGTGCGATCGTCGTGTCCTCTGTCTCACCACTGCGATGGGAGATGACCGGGTCGTACCCGTTTCGGACGGCGAGTTCGACGGCGTCGAACGCGTCACTCAGCGTGCCAATCTGATTTGGCTTGATGAGGATGCTGTTTGCCGCGCCCATGTCGATGCCGTCGGCGAGTCGCTCGGTGTTGGTGACGAACAGGTCGTCCCCACAGATGAGCGTCTGGTCGCCGACTTTCTCGGTGAGCGCTTTGAAGCCGTCAAAGTCGTTCTCGTCGAGGGCGTCCTCGACGTACACGAGGTCGTAGTCAGTGACGAGGGAGGCGATGTAGTCTACTTGTTCGTCAGGCGTGCGCGTGACGTCTCCGTAGTGGTACTCGCCGTCTTCGAACAGTTCGGATGCGGCCACGTCGAGGCCGAATCGAATCTCGAAGCCAACGTCGTCTTCGACCGCGTCGGTTGCTTCGGCCATGATGTCGAACGCTTCGGCATCGTCAATCGACGGCGCCCACGCGCCCTCATCGCCTTTCGCTGCCGCAACGCCGCGTGCGGAGAGCAGTTCTTTGACCGTGTCGTGAACTGCCGCGTTCGCAAACACTGCGTCCTCGACGCTCGGTGCGCCGACGGGGGCCGAAAGGAACTCCTGGATGTACGTCGCGTCGGTGGCGTGTTCACCGCCGCCGATGACGTTGCCGAGGGGGACGGGGAACGAGTTTCCGCGGAACGTTCCACCGAGATGCTGGTAGAGGGGCGCGCCGAGCAAGTCGGCGGCCGCCTTTGCCGCGGCCATCGAAATGGCAACGGCGCTGTTTGCACCAAGCTCGGAGAAGTTATCCGTCCCGTCTGCAGCGCGCAGTGCTGCGTCAACGCTGCGCTGGTCGCCTGCGTACACCTTCCCGACGAGTCGGGGGATGGCGTGTTCCCGGGCGGCCGCGATGGCCTCTTCTACGGGGAGTTCGATGGCTTCGAATTCGCCTGTGCTCGCGCCACTTGGGGCGGCCGCACGGCCGAATCCGCCGCTCTCGGTGCGCACGTCTGCTTCGACCGTCGGGTTGCCCCGGGAGTCGAGAATCGCGCGTAAGTGAACCTCGGAGATGAGTGTCACTGCTTTGCACCTCGATTGACAGTGAAAGGCAGGACACCGGCGTCGAACTCCTCGGCTGCGATGAGAATCGGTTGGGATTCGTCCGTCTCGATGAGTACGGGCGCGCCGTACGACACCTGCAGGGCGCGTGCCCCGAGGATGCGTGCTTTTTCGTACCGGCTGTATCGTTGCATGGATATCACTGGTATGGGGCGACGACATCGACGAGGTCGCGGTGCGACACTAGCATGCGCCGACAGCAGAATCGGTCCAGCCCGAGGTCGTCGAGTACTTGTTCGGGGTCTTCATCGCCATCTAAGGCGCGTGCTTCGAATTCTTCCCAGTGTTCGCCGACAACTTTGCCGCACGTGAAACACCGGACTGGTATCATCATGGCGTGGTCACCTCAGCGGTAGGACTTCTGGTAGCGGGCACGAGCGCCAGGCCCGCCCCACTTCTTTGGTTCAGACTGGCGAACGTCGTTCACCAGCAGGGAACGGTCGAACTCCATGAACGCGTCGCGGAGTTCGGCGTCCGCAGAGTGCTCAACCAGTCCACGCGCGATGGCGGTGCGGACTGCGTCGGCCTGTCCGACGACGCCGCCGCCTTGCACGTGCACTTCGATGTCGACCGAGTCGCGCAGGCCTTCGGAGATGCGGAACGGCTCCAGCATCTTGAGGCGGGCGAGCTCTGGTTCGACCAGTTCGACTGGCTGGGAATTGATACGCACACGACCCTCGCCTGCTTTGACCGTTGCACGGGCGATGGCCGTCTTCTTCTTACCACTCGTATTCGTTACCATGTGACGTTGGCCCCCAGTTTTTCGCTCACTTCGCCCAGTTGGACGAAGCGAATGTTCGATAAGCGGTCGAGCGACGTGCCTTCAAGCACTTCGCCGTCTTCGTCGTACGGGTTACCCACGTAGACGCGGACGGATTCGAGCGCCTCGCGGCCACGCTGCGTTTTGTATGGCAGCATGCCGCGGATGGCGCGCTTGAAGATCATGTCGGGACGCTTTGGGTAGTATGGGCCCTGGTCAGAGCCGATCTCTGCGCGTTTTTCGTAGACCGAGAAGATGTCCTCTCGGCCGCCAGTGATGATGGTTTCTTCTGCGTTCACCACGGCAACGCGCTCGCCGTCTAAGGCGAGCTGGGCGACCTGACTGGCCACCCGACCCATGATGCAGTCGCGGGCGTCGACGATGACGTCGACGTCAAATTCGGCTGCGCTCATTGAATCACCCGGATGTTCGTTCCGTTGGGGTTCTGTTCTAGAATCTGTTCCAGCTTGACTGGCTCACCGACTTGCTTGATCTTCGTCTCTGCGGACGACGAGAAGTCGACTGCAGCGACGGTGACCGACTTTTGAAGGACACCACTGCCGAGCACCTTACCGGGTACAACGACGGTTTCGTCCTCTTTGGCGTACCGCTCGATACGGCCCAGGTTGACCTCTGCGTGGTTACGCCGGGGCTTTTCGAGTCGGTCAGCAACATCGCTCCAGATGTCGGCACCCGAATCACGGGCGGTCGACTTCAGGTCGGCGATGAGACTGGCGAGCCTCGGATTCGTCTTACTCATAATATCGCTCCTGATGGAAAACTGAGTGCAGGGGGCAGGATTTGAACCTGCGGACTCCTACGAGACAGCGCCCTGAACGCTGCGCCGTTGGCCTGACTTGGCTACCCCTGCTCGCATGCATGTGTTTTGGGTTGGCCTTCAAACCTGTTTCGATTGCACACCCGGTCCTGCCGGTGGTTTTGTGGGCAGGCGTCCGGGTTTGAATGTGGTTTGAAGGGATCATTGGTCTGCTTACAGTTGGACTGCTTCTTCGAGTTCTGCGGCGCGGTCGCCGAGACTGTCGGCGGCGGCGAGGACGAGGTCTGCGACGGTGAACGACCCGTCGGTTTCGACGTCGAACACGAACGCGTTCGGGACGTCGGTGACTTCGACTTCCTTGCCGGGATACCGCTTCGAGAGGTCGTGGTCGAACTCCTCAGTGCCGACCAGTTCTCCGTCTTCTTCGATTACACCACGAAGGATGTTCGGTTCGTCATCTTCGAACTCGCCTGCGTCGCCGACGACTTCGACACGCTGGAGGTGTCGGTAGCCAACGGCCACCCCACCTTGGAACTTCGCGTGGGATTTGCCGGTGTCGAGAACCGCGTCGGCCTCGAATTCGAGGCGCTGGCTCTCTTTGAGTTCGACGATGGGGACGTTCTGGTCTGCGGGCTGGACGAGGTCGTCCGCCGAGACGAGGTCGCCCGAGTAGGCCGTTGCCGGACCTTTCACGTCGAGGCTCAGAGTGACGGTGTCACCGAGCTCGAACTCACCGATTGGCGAGGTGAGCGGGACGAGGCCCAGTCGCAGGGCGATCATCTCGTCGAACATCACACTCGAGTTCTCGATGAACCGAACCGTGTCGATCGACAGCGTGGGCACGTCCGTAATCATCGCGCGGCGGATGCCGTTTGCGAATGCCGGGGTGACCCCACGGACGAGGAATCGCGACCTGCGATCCGTGTAGTCGATGAACTCCACTTCGTAGTCGACAGCCATTGTTAGAACCCGCTGTTCTTAGGGGCACGAGTGCCGTCGTGCGGAATTGGCGTTACGTCTTCGATGCGGCCGATTTCGAGGCCGGCACGGGCAAGCGCGCGGATGGTCGCCTGTGCGCCGGGGCCTGGGTTCTTCTGGAGGTTGCCACCGGGGCCGCGCACGCGGACGTGCAGGCCAGTGATACCAGCGGCGTGAATCTCCTCTGCAACCGTCTCAGCCATCTGCATCGCCGCGTACGGGGATGCTTCGTCACGGTTCTGCTTGACCACGGTACCACCGGACGATTTGACAATCGTCTCAGCGCCCGTCTGGTCGGTTACCGTAATGATGGTGTTGTTGAACGATGCGTAGACGTGGGCAATGCCCCATTTTTCTTCTTCAGAACTCATTGTTGGTCCTCCGAACGCTCAGGGTGCAGGTCGTCTGCAAGTGGGCTGGTCTCGTCGAACGCGACCGAATCCTCGTCTGTGACCGACACCTTCGCCGATGGCGCGGTGACGCGGCTCCCGTTCACGGTGACGTGACCGTGGACGATGAACTGACGGGCCTGCTTTGGCGTGTGACCGAGGCCTTTGCGGTAGGCAATCGTCTGGAGACGACGTTCGAGCACGTCGTTCACGTCGAGACTCAGGACGTCGTCAAGGCTGTCGTCCTCAGAGAGGACGCCGATGCGCTTGAGACGGGCGAGGAACTGGGAACCGCGCTCGGTTGCGAGTTCCGTGTCGCCCTGCGTCTGCCCGAGCAGTTCGCGGGCTTCGCGGCGGTAGTTACGCAGTTCCGACTGCGCCTTCCAGAGTTCTTCTTTGTTCTTCAGGCCGTAGCGACCGGCGAGCCCGTGCTCTTCGGCGATGCGCTCGCCCTGGAACGGGTGGTTCGGGGTTTCGTAGAACTTCGTGTTCTGTCCGGGAAGCGACATTTATTACTCCTCCTCCTGTTTGATGGCTTCGATGTTGACACCGATGGTCCCCTCCGAACGCCCCGTGGACTTGGTGCGCTGACCGCGGACTTTCTGTCCGCGCTTGTGGCGTGCGCCCTTGTAGGAGTTGATCATCTTCATCCGGTTGATGTCACGCGTTCGCGTGAGGTTCACGTCGTTACCGGTGATGTGTTTCGTCTCGCCCGTGTAGAAGTCGCTCTGACGATTCGTGAGCCACACTGGCACTTCGTCTGCGTACTCCTCTACGAGGGAGACAATCGATTCAATCTCATCGTCCTCGAGGCGGCCGAACGTGGAACGTCGGTCGATGTCGGCTTTTTTCGCGATGATGCGGGCCGTCCGTCGGCCAATGCCGTTCATCTCACTCAGTGCACGCTCGATGCTCTTCGTACCATCGAGGTCTGTCTGTCCGATCCGAACGAAGTATCTGATGTCGTCTTGTTCTTCGTCCGTGGTGGGTTCTTCTGCACTCATTGTTGCTGAATGGTTGATGAAGCAACTTCGTTGCTTCGGTCGAAAGTGTCCGTTTTTGGACGTTCGAGACGTCGTGGCGGGGATTCGAACCCCGGAGGCTTGACGCCACAGAGTTAGCAACCCTGCGCCTTGGGCCAGACTTGGCTACCACGACCTGCGCTCAGTATCTTCGCCCAGTTGGACTCGGGGCCTATGCCCCTACAGCTATTCGCTTACACTGGTACAAATCCGGTTAGGGTACTTAAACACAACGAAAGCAACCCGACCGACCGTCATGCTGTCTCACGGCAAACACGGGTGAAAATAGCCAGACGTTCCTCGAATCGTTCGCTACTAGAACAGTCCCAATTTTAAACAAGAAACAGGGTTTGAGCAGGCCGGCACTCAGACGCCGACCGTCTTCTCGGGGAGGTACTTCTCGTTTACCACCCACTCACCATCTTCTTCGACGAGATACTCGCCGTAGTACGGCACGCGATTCGCCACGACTTCGCGGAACGCCGAACGAATCTCGGCTTTGGTCATCTCACCCATCGGCCGAAGGTCGTCGTTTCGGTTGAGACACCCCTTCAGATATCCTTCGTGCGTCACGCGCACGCGATGACAGTTTGCACAGAAGCTCTTGTTCCCGACCGGGTCAACGATTTCGACCATGCCCTTCCCGATATAGTAGCGCTTTCTCCCGTGCATGTTTCGGCGTTCGATGCGGTCTGCCTGCTCTGCGAGCCAGTCGTGAACCCGCCCGATGTCGATAGCCCACTCGTCGTGGCCAGTCAGTTCCGGCATGTACTCGATGAGCTGGAGTTGCAGACCCTCGTTTTCAGCAACGTGGTCTACCATCTCAGGGACGTAACCCGCTGTCTGCTTGAACACGACCATGTTCAGCTTCACGGGGTCGAGCCCGGCGTCGAGCGCCGCTTGCACGCCTTCGAGCACGCGGTCGTAGGCACCACTTTTCGTAATTTCCGCAAACTCCTTCGGGTCGAGGGCGTCCTGTGAGACGTTCACCCGCGCGAGACCAGCTTCTTTGAGCGCCTCCGCCCGTCCTGGTAAAAACGTCCCGTTCGTCGTCAGCGACACCTCCATCGAGTCGGGTGTGCGCCGGATAATCTCCTCTAAGTCTTCGCGCAACATCGGCTCCCCACCCGTGAACTTCACCTTCTCCACCCCAAACTCCGTTACGACCTCCAGAAAGCGAACCACCTCATCCGCGCTCATCTCGTTTTCTTGCGGATCCATCGGCCCGCGCGTGTCCCCGAGCCCCTCGTTGTGGCAGTAGACACAATCAAAATTACACCGGTCGGTCAGCGAAATCCGCACACCGGATACCTCGCGGCCAAAATCGTCCGTGAGCATATGACACACTTCTCGTGCGTCCGCATAAGTTGGCGGGGCAAATCGGCTACAGTGTAACCATAAACAGTTACGTCTTCAGGTGTCTTGCAACGAGAGCACGTTTCGAATCCACGTGTGAACCGACACAACTCCGAATCGGTCTGGGCCTTCACAAGCCTTATCGCCCCGTCACGATGTACGTGCGACCATGGACAAAGCGGACATCCTCGACCTCCTGCGACGGGTAGACGACCCTGATCTCGGCGACGATATCGTCTCGCTGAATCTCGTAAACGAGGTCACTATCGACGCAGACGACACCGTCCACATCTCACTCGCGCTCGGTGCACCCTACTCTCCGAACGAAACAGAAATCGCCGCTCGTGTACGCGAAATTCTCGCAGCAGAAGGCATTGAGCCAGAACTCACCGCAGACGTAGACCGTGGTATCACCGCAGAAGAAAGCATCCTCCCGAACGTCAAGAACATCATCGCCGTCGCCTCCGGCAAAGGCGGCGTCGGGAAATCCACGGTCGCCGTGAACCTTGCCGCTGGCCTCTCCCAGATGGGCGCGCGCGTCGGGCTCTTCGACGCGGACGTGTACGGCCCGAACGTTCCGCGGATGGTCGGCTCGGACGAACGCCCGAAAGCCACCGCCGAGGAGAAAATCGTCCCACCCGAGAAATTCGGGATGAAGCTGATGAGCATGGCCTTCCTCACTGGCCAAGACGACCCAGTCATCTGGCGCGGCCCAATGGTCCACAAACTGCTCACCCAACTCTGGGAGGACGTCGAATGGGGCCACCTCGACTACATGATTATCGACCTGCCACCCGGCACCGGCGACACCCAACTCACCCTCCTCCAAACCGTCCCCGTCACCGGCGCAGTCATCGTCACGACCCCACAGGAGGTTGCCCTTGACGACGCCCGAAAAGCTCTCCGGATGTTCGGCAAACACCAAACACCCGTTCTTGGCATTGTCGAAAACATGAGTTCCTTCCGCTGTCCAGACTGCGGCAACGACCACTCCATTTTCGGCGAAGGCGGCGGCGAGCGCTTCGCAGAGGAAGTCGAGATGCCGTTCCTCGGGAAAATCCCACTCGACCCGCGCGTCCGCACGGGCGGAGACGAAGGCAAACCCGTCGTGATGGACGAAGACTCAGCGACCGGCGACGCATTCCGTGAGTTCACGGAGAATACTGCCACGAACGTCGGGGTTCTACTTCGCCGACGGATGCAATAACCATGGTCGAACCGGACACCGAGCGGATGGACACGCTCCGCGAAATCGCAGACGAGGTGCGCGACGGGTCGGACGAAGCCGACAAGATTTCGGCGCTCCTGTACCGCGTAAGCGACCTCTACGACCCAGCCGAGGAGACCACACCACAGGACATCTACCTCAACATGAAGTTCATCCTGCAAGTGGTCGAACGTGGCACGTTAGAACGCTAGAGCCAGCGTTTTAGCAACGCGAATCCGACGAGCAGTGCGCCACCAAAATACGCCAGTGGAACGTCGTAGAACGACTGCCCACCACTCACCTGCATCGCCAAACTCTGCTGGCCTGATTCATTTTCGTAGGTGTACGGGTCCGACGCCCATGGTGGCATCCCAGGCTCGTACGATTCGTTCCACATGCTGGTGTTCTTCCCGGCTTGCCCGACAAAGCCAACCTGGTCGTACGCGGTGGACTCATCAGACATGTTCTCGTCATAGAGGCGGGCTTCGCCTTTAATGACAGAGCCGCGTTCGTCGAGGAGTTCTACTTTGATTGTTTTGTTGCCGTAGGGGCCGGGAGATGCGAGGTAGAAGCTCCCCTCTGTTCCAGTGGTGTGAACCAGTAAGCTCGCACCATAGAGTTGATTTCCAGGATTCTCTATGGTCACATAGGCAACTGACGAGGGTTCTCCATCGACCGTTCCATTTGCAATTCGAACGTTCGTGATCTGTGGAGAGGGTATTTCAGGCGAATTGGCCGCATCAATGGGATAGGTTACATAGAAATTTGTCGAATTTTCGAATGTTGCGAACGTGATTTCATGTTCGTTTTTTTGAACGTTGAATCCCTGGGTGATGTTCCATGAGTGAGACCAAGTTTCGCCTGGTGCGATTTCAAATGAAGATTTGTTAAATATTCGCTCATCTACCTCAACGAGAGCACCTGTAGAGACTGTCCGACTAGTGGGGTTATATGCAGTTGTTGATACTATTCGAGTTGATTGATTAAACGAAACCTCAAATCGAATTCCTTCGAACGAAGTTATCACTCTAACGTCATCGTTTGAATCGCCTCCATTCATGGCTGTAATTAGTGGGGAAGATCCACTTACAGCAGCCACTGGCGCTGCACAAAGCGCCAAAGTAGCGACGACAATAGCAAGTCGTTTCATTAATAGAGAATATTATCTTACTATTACTTATTTAATTAACGTTCTAAATTCAAATATTATACACAATGACGGACTGCCCCTGATTGTGTATTACAATTTCCTGTCGAACCACCATTCGACAACGAATCGATGATTTCTTGTTTCGATTTTGCGCCAGAAGCACGATAGGTTTGCGTCGAATCTTGTGAAACCACTCTCGTTTTCTCGCCAGTTTTTGAGCTACGATATTCGACAACGTGGTCATTCGTGACCGTGGCAGTGGTCTCGATGACATTTGCTTCGTCGCCGTAGTGGTCGTACCACGCATCCGTAACACCGATCTGTTTTGTCATTACCCACTCAGTCGTGGGTTCAGTGTCGCCGATGCGATACTCACTAGAGAGCTTTGAGAGTGACTTTGCAGTGGCTGGATTCGTAGTTGTTTTGTAATGTTGCCATTCGTACTGCGCCGATTGTGAGAGAACGGTACGCTCGGCGATATACGACGTTGTCGTCTCCTGATGTTGCTCTTCGTATCGATACTCGTACTGCGTTTCGTAGTCTGCAGAGTCGATTTTCTCTTTCCGAGTGTCCCCCGTGAAATCGTCTCCCCACGAACGCTTACTTGTCGCCCAGTAGGTTTCTGTTTCTTCGTCGGTGTAGGTGTAGCGCTCGCGGGACGGAAGACAAATCCCATAACCGATACAGCGCGATGTGGTTCGGTACCCGGTGCGTTCAACGGTGTATTCGTGCTCGTACTCTTTGAGGAGTCTGTAGTCTGCGTCGTCCACTTTGACCTGCCGTGTATTACCAGTAAATTCGCCACGGCCGCTTTGACTATCTCGCCACTCCGTTTCAACGGTCGTCCAGCGCTCGATATGGCTCGAAGTTCCTGCAGTACTCCAACTTGGATTTGACCGAAGGAACACGTCTCGGTATCGACGAGTCCCGAACGATTCCGTCTGCGTCGTGTATTGTGCGTCTTGAATTTTCTCCAGATGCTCAATCGTGTACTCGGTTCCCGTGTTCGACTCTCGTGTGACCGTATACCCATCAGCGAGACGGGCATCACGAGAACTTTCTGAGAGTGCCGTCACTTGCCGAATCCGTGGCTTCT encodes:
- the mvk gene encoding mevalonate kinase, whose product is MTVSSAPGKVYLFGEHAVVYGEPAVPCAIERRARVTVDARDDGRLRVQAADLTLDGFTVEYSGDAGGAPDVDVPSGLVRAAMGYIDGAVSQARDAANQPDAGFDITIESAIPLGAGLGSSAAVVVAAIDAATRELGVELTNEELADRAYQVELDVQDGQASRADTFCSAMGGAVRVEGDDCRTIEAPENLPFVIGYDGGAGDTGVLVAGVRKLREEYDFAANTVTAIGDIVRHGEQALADGNIEELGRLMNFNHGLLEALGVSSRSLDTMVWAARDADALGAKLTGAGGGGCIVALDETDATATALRFTMGCEDAFRAELDTEGVRVEEP
- the rpsB gene encoding 30S ribosomal protein S2: MSDNEQEEGLEAAEEEIDTEPTGEAGAEPEVDPDTDVREADDEEPAAEAEEESPVLDEDVMDNQEEADLLIPVEDYLAAGVHIGTQQKTKYMERFIHRVRDDGLYVLDISKTDERIRTAADFLAGYNPEQILVTSSRQYGRFPAEKFADAVGARARTGRFIPGTLTNPDYAGYIEPDVVVVTDPIGDSQAVKEAITVGIPVIAMCDSNNSTSNVDLVVPTNNKGRKALSVVYWLLANETLDRRGAEPSYALDDFESEI
- a CDS encoding 30S ribosomal protein S13 produces the protein MSAEEPTTDEEQDDIRYFVRIGQTDLDGTKSIERALSEMNGIGRRTARIIAKKADIDRRSTFGRLEDDEIESIVSLVEEYADEVPVWLTNRQSDFYTGETKHITGNDVNLTRTRDINRMKMINSYKGARHKRGQKVRGQRTKSTGRSEGTIGVNIEAIKQEEE
- a CDS encoding 30S ribosomal protein S9, which produces MVTNTSGKKKTAIARATVKAGEGRVRINSQPVELVEPELARLKMLEPFRISEGLRDSVDIEVHVQGGGVVGQADAVRTAIARGLVEHSADAELRDAFMEFDRSLLVNDVRQSEPKKWGGPGARARYQKSYR
- the moaA gene encoding GTP 3',8-cyclase MoaA: MLTDDFGREVSGVRISLTDRCNFDCVYCHNEGLGDTRGPMDPQENEMSADEVVRFLEVVTEFGVEKVKFTGGEPMLREDLEEIIRRTPDSMEVSLTTNGTFLPGRAEALKEAGLARVNVSQDALDPKEFAEITKSGAYDRVLEGVQAALDAGLDPVKLNMVVFKQTAGYVPEMVDHVAENEGLQLQLIEYMPELTGHDEWAIDIGRVHDWLAEQADRIERRNMHGRKRYYIGKGMVEIVDPVGNKSFCANCHRVRVTHEGYLKGCLNRNDDLRPMGEMTKAEIRSAFREVVANRVPYYGEYLVEEDGEWVVNEKYLPEKTVGV
- a CDS encoding DNA-directed RNA polymerase subunit D — translated: MAVDYEVEFIDYTDRRSRFLVRGVTPAFANGIRRAMITDVPTLSIDTVRFIENSSVMFDEMIALRLGLVPLTSPIGEFELGDTVTLSLDVKGPATAYSGDLVSADDLVQPADQNVPIVELKESQRLEFEADAVLDTGKSHAKFQGGVAVGYRHLQRVEVVGDAGEFEDDEPNILRGVIEEDGELVGTEEFDHDLSKRYPGKEVEVTDVPNAFVFDVETDGSFTVADLVLAAADSLGDRAAELEEAVQL
- a CDS encoding 50S ribosomal protein L13; translated protein: MSAAEFDVDVIVDARDCIMGRVASQVAQLALDGERVAVVNAEETIITGGREDIFSVYEKRAEIGSDQGPYYPKRPDMIFKRAIRGMLPYKTQRGREALESVRVYVGNPYDEDGEVLEGTSLDRLSNIRFVQLGEVSEKLGANVTW
- a CDS encoding DNA-directed RNA polymerase subunit N translates to MMIPVRCFTCGKVVGEHWEEFEARALDGDEDPEQVLDDLGLDRFCCRRMLVSHRDLVDVVAPYQ
- the eno gene encoding phosphopyruvate hydratase, with product MTLISEVHLRAILDSRGNPTVEADVRTESGGFGRAAAPSGASTGEFEAIELPVEEAIAAAREHAIPRLVGKVYAGDQRSVDAALRAADGTDNFSELGANSAVAISMAAAKAAADLLGAPLYQHLGGTFRGNSFPVPLGNVIGGGEHATDATYIQEFLSAPVGAPSVEDAVFANAAVHDTVKELLSARGVAAAKGDEGAWAPSIDDAEAFDIMAEATDAVEDDVGFEIRFGLDVAASELFEDGEYHYGDVTRTPDEQVDYIASLVTDYDLVYVEDALDENDFDGFKALTEKVGDQTLICGDDLFVTNTERLADGIDMGAANSILIKPNQIGTLSDAFDAVELAVRNGYDPVISHRSGETEDTTIAHLAVATDAPFVKTGAVGGERTAKLNELIRIEANA
- a CDS encoding DNA-directed RNA polymerase subunit K translates to MSMQRYSRYEKARILGARALQVSYGAPVLIETDESQPILIAAEEFDAGVLPFTVNRGAKQ
- a CDS encoding 30S ribosomal protein S4: MSLPGQNTKFYETPNHPFQGERIAEEHGLAGRYGLKNKEELWKAQSELRNYRREARELLGQTQGDTELATERGSQFLARLKRIGVLSEDDSLDDVLSLDVNDVLERRLQTIAYRKGLGHTPKQARQFIVHGHVTVNGSRVTAPSAKVSVTDEDSVAFDETSPLADDLHPERSEDQQ
- a CDS encoding NUDIX domain-containing protein — translated: MSITARMRRHVEETIRRFDAAYGTYEIVEKEETWPTGRYDGAAAHFEETGDLGGAGVWLSNRDGEVLLIRRVDDVAWTAPGGYINPDESYEETARREVREETSVECLLTGLNQVHVTAVTDEADPSRPELFNLSVVFDGQHLSGSPEADADEVESARWWDVLPEKLHHPELHQLPLPEPTPSLTDEE
- a CDS encoding 30S ribosomal protein S11, yielding MSSEEEKWGIAHVYASFNNTIITVTDQTGAETIVKSSGGTVVKQNRDEASPYAAMQMAETVAEEIHAAGITGLHVRVRGPGGNLQKNPGPGAQATIRALARAGLEIGRIEDVTPIPHDGTRAPKNSGF
- a CDS encoding 50S ribosomal protein L18e, with product MSKTNPRLASLIADLKSTARDSGADIWSDVADRLEKPRRNHAEVNLGRIERYAKEDETVVVPGKVLGSGVLQKSVTVAAVDFSSSAETKIKQVGEPVKLEQILEQNPNGTNIRVIQ